Proteins found in one Paenibacillus borealis genomic segment:
- the corA gene encoding magnesium/cobalt transporter CorA, which produces MKIRLVNAGVFTTIDNIEDTLTAPAEGFYWIDADVEDLVELQPLYNLHDLAVEDCLSEEDQRPKLEIYESHYFIVVNSIRFDDEEIFLRALNVFLGRHFIITVTKQKIHELRVLKPILWEQEVSEPDRFLYLLIDLVVDNFFSVGDRIEARIEKLEEDILMHTKKSHLSEIIGLRSEILWLKKMLGPQKEVINTLNKKDLRLIDDQLQKYFSDIYENAVKISETFETYRDLMGNLREAYQSSIANRANEIMRVFTAITTIFMPLTVITGIYGMNFDNIPETHSQYGYYGVIAVMVTLGCGMLVIFRKKDWL; this is translated from the coding sequence ATGAAAATCCGGCTGGTGAACGCAGGGGTTTTTACGACTATTGACAATATTGAGGATACACTTACCGCACCCGCTGAGGGTTTCTACTGGATTGATGCAGATGTTGAGGATCTCGTGGAGCTCCAGCCTTTGTACAATCTGCATGATCTGGCCGTGGAGGACTGTCTCAGTGAAGAGGATCAGCGCCCGAAGCTGGAGATTTATGAGAGCCATTATTTCATCGTAGTTAACAGCATCCGGTTTGATGACGAGGAAATCTTCCTCCGTGCGCTCAACGTATTCCTGGGCAGACATTTCATCATTACCGTTACGAAGCAGAAGATCCATGAGCTGCGCGTCCTGAAGCCCATCCTGTGGGAGCAGGAGGTCAGTGAACCGGACCGTTTCCTGTACCTGTTAATCGACCTTGTGGTTGACAACTTCTTCTCCGTCGGTGACCGGATTGAAGCGCGGATCGAGAAGCTGGAGGAGGATATCCTCATGCACACCAAGAAATCGCATCTAAGCGAGATCATCGGTCTGCGCAGTGAAATTCTCTGGCTAAAGAAGATGCTCGGCCCGCAGAAGGAAGTTATCAACACGCTCAACAAGAAAGACCTCCGCCTGATCGACGATCAGCTGCAGAAGTATTTCAGCGATATCTATGAAAATGCGGTCAAGATCTCTGAAACCTTTGAAACGTACCGCGATCTCATGGGCAACTTACGTGAAGCTTATCAGTCCAGTATCGCTAACCGCGCCAATGAAATTATGAGAGTATTTACGGCAATTACTACAATATTCATGCCGCTGACCGTCATCACCGGAATCTACGGCATGAACTTTGACAATATACCCGAGACCCATTCCCAGTACGGCTATTATGGAGTCATCGCCGTTATGGTGACGCTCGGCTGCGGAATGCTGGTGATCTTCCGCAAGAAGGATTGGCTATGA
- the metA gene encoding homoserine O-acetyltransferase MetA: MPIKIPDSLPAKEILSGENIFVMDESHAFHQDIRPLRIAILNLMPTKETTETQLLRLIGNSPLQVDVVLLHPSSHTSKNTSAEHLKSFYTTFDEISDRRFDGLIVTGAPVEQMEFEDVNYWEELKVIFEWSKKNVTSTMHICWAAQAGLYYHFGVRKVSLPDKCFGVFPHTLSHNNVKLLRGFDEVFHVPHSRHTDVSREDIENNPDLQILAESEEAGVYLVSTHDGKQIFVTGHSEYDPFSLKWEYDRDIAKGMDIEIPKHYYPKDDPTRTPPAVWRAHANLLFANWLNYYVYQETPYDIGAFI, encoded by the coding sequence ATGCCTATTAAAATTCCCGACAGCCTTCCGGCCAAAGAAATATTATCCGGTGAGAATATATTTGTAATGGATGAAAGCCATGCCTTTCATCAGGATATCCGTCCTCTGCGGATCGCCATCCTGAATCTGATGCCGACCAAGGAAACCACTGAAACGCAGCTGCTGCGCCTTATCGGGAACTCGCCGCTTCAGGTGGACGTTGTTCTGCTGCATCCCAGCTCCCATACCTCGAAGAATACTTCGGCAGAGCACTTAAAGAGCTTTTACACAACCTTTGATGAGATCAGCGACCGCCGTTTTGACGGCCTGATCGTAACCGGTGCTCCGGTAGAACAGATGGAGTTCGAGGATGTTAACTACTGGGAAGAGCTGAAAGTGATTTTTGAATGGAGCAAGAAGAATGTAACCTCGACCATGCATATCTGTTGGGCCGCGCAGGCAGGGCTGTATTACCACTTCGGCGTGCGCAAGGTGAGTCTGCCGGATAAATGCTTTGGAGTGTTTCCGCATACGCTGAGCCATAATAATGTGAAACTGCTGCGCGGCTTCGACGAAGTATTCCATGTGCCGCATTCCCGTCATACCGATGTCTCCCGCGAAGATATAGAGAACAATCCGGATCTGCAGATTCTGGCGGAATCGGAGGAAGCCGGGGTATACCTGGTCTCTACGCATGACGGCAAGCAGATTTTTGTGACCGGACATTCGGAATATGACCCGTTCTCCCTGAAATGGGAGTATGACCGGGATATTGCCAAAGGCATGGATATAGAGATTCCGAAGCACTATTATCCAAAAGATGATCCGACGCGTACCCCACCGGCCGTCTGGCGCGCCCATGCCAACTTATTATTCGCTAATTGGCTCAATTACTATGTATACCAGGAGACACCCTACGATATCGGAGCGTTTATTTAA
- a CDS encoding aminotransferase class I/II-fold pyridoxal phosphate-dependent enzyme → MDEKLKIESRLAQIGSMEDPATGAINYPVYNATAFRHPRLGQSTGFDYIRTKNPTRSVLEDAAAALESGDAGFACASGMAALTTVFALFGQGDHLVVSLDLYGGTYRLLERILSKYGISASYVDTNDLDALEAARQPGTKGVFIETPTNPLMMITDIEAVCTWARHHGLLTIVDNTLLTPFFQRPIELGADIIVHSATKYLGGHNDVLAGLIVTKGAELSAEMAVLHNSLGAVLAPNDSYQLMKGMKTLALRMERHESNALAIARYLLEHPAIAEVFHPGLPDHPGYEIQNRQSSGNTGIFSFKVKDARTVEPLLRHIRLIAFAESLGGVESLMTYPAVQTHADIPAEIRDAVGVDDRLLRFSVGIEHVDDLIADLVQALEAARTELE, encoded by the coding sequence ATGGACGAGAAACTGAAAATTGAGAGCAGACTGGCACAGATTGGTTCAATGGAGGACCCCGCCACAGGGGCAATTAATTATCCGGTTTACAACGCGACGGCATTCCGTCACCCGAGACTTGGACAGAGCACGGGCTTTGATTATATCCGCACCAAAAATCCTACCCGCTCAGTACTCGAAGACGCGGCAGCGGCGCTGGAATCGGGCGATGCCGGCTTCGCCTGCGCCTCTGGTATGGCTGCACTGACCACTGTGTTTGCTCTGTTCGGACAAGGTGATCATCTCGTTGTCTCGCTGGACCTGTACGGCGGAACTTACCGCCTGCTGGAACGGATTCTCTCCAAATACGGCATCAGCGCCTCCTATGTGGATACGAATGATCTGGATGCTCTGGAAGCAGCGCGCCAGCCGGGCACCAAAGGCGTATTCATTGAGACACCTACGAATCCGCTGATGATGATTACGGATATCGAAGCGGTATGTACATGGGCCCGCCACCACGGGCTGCTCACCATTGTCGATAATACACTGCTCACCCCGTTCTTCCAGCGTCCGATTGAGCTTGGAGCAGACATCATCGTACATAGTGCGACTAAATATCTGGGCGGACATAACGATGTGCTGGCTGGTCTGATTGTAACCAAAGGTGCGGAGCTGTCCGCTGAAATGGCGGTCCTGCATAACTCACTGGGCGCCGTACTTGCCCCGAACGACAGCTACCAGCTGATGAAGGGGATGAAGACACTTGCCCTGCGCATGGAGCGGCATGAGAGTAATGCGCTGGCTATCGCCCGTTATCTGCTGGAGCATCCGGCCATTGCCGAAGTCTTCCATCCGGGTCTGCCGGATCATCCGGGGTATGAAATCCAGAACCGGCAGTCCTCCGGCAACACCGGAATCTTCTCCTTCAAGGTGAAGGATGCCAGAACTGTAGAGCCGCTGCTCCGCCATATCCGCCTGATTGCCTTCGCCGAGAGCCTTGGCGGTGTGGAATCGCTCATGACCTATCCGGCTGTGCAGACTCACGCCGATATTCCGGCAGAAATCCGCGATGCGGTTGGCGTGGATGACCGGCTGCTGCGTTTCTCGGTCGGCATCGAGCATGTGGACGATCTGATCGCAGATCTGGTACAGGCACTGGAAGCCGCGCGTACTGAGCTGGAATAG